A genome region from Pseudomonas anguilliseptica includes the following:
- a CDS encoding ABC transporter ATP-binding protein, producing MLYFENVSTFYGKIQALHDVNVEVRQGEIVTLIGANGAGKSTLLMTLCGSPQASSGSIRYQGEELIGQDTPSIMRKSIAVVPEGRRVFSRLTVEENLVMGGFFGSKADNQEQLDKVLHLFPRLKERFAQRAGTMSGGEQQMLAIGRALMSKPKLLLLDEPSLGLAPIIIQQIFDIIEQLRKDGVTVFLVEQNANQALKLADRGYVLENGRIVMQGSGHDLLNDPKVRDAYLGG from the coding sequence ATGCTGTATTTCGAGAACGTTTCCACCTTCTACGGCAAGATCCAGGCGCTGCATGACGTCAACGTCGAAGTCCGTCAGGGTGAGATCGTCACCCTGATCGGTGCCAACGGTGCCGGCAAGTCGACGCTGCTGATGACCCTCTGCGGTTCGCCCCAGGCGAGCAGCGGCAGTATCCGCTACCAGGGTGAAGAGCTGATCGGCCAGGACACCCCGAGCATCATGCGCAAGAGCATTGCCGTGGTGCCGGAAGGTCGCCGGGTGTTCTCCCGCCTGACCGTAGAAGAAAACCTGGTGATGGGCGGTTTCTTCGGCAGCAAGGCTGACAATCAGGAGCAGCTGGACAAGGTCTTGCACCTGTTCCCGCGCCTGAAGGAACGCTTTGCCCAGCGCGCCGGTACCATGTCCGGCGGTGAGCAGCAGATGCTCGCCATCGGCCGTGCGCTGATGAGCAAGCCCAAGCTGCTGCTGCTCGACGAGCCGTCGCTGGGCCTGGCGCCGATCATCATCCAGCAGATCTTCGACATCATCGAACAACTGCGCAAGGACGGTGTAACGGTGTTCCTGGTCGAGCAGAACGCCAACCAGGCGCTCAAGCTGGCTGACCGCGGTTATGTACTGGAGAACGGTCGGATCGTCATGCAAGGCAGCGGCCACGACTTGCTGAACGATCCGAAGGTGCGCGACGCCTACCTGGGCGGCTAA
- a CDS encoding DUF1456 family protein, with protein sequence MLNNDVLRSLRYSLDVTDTQLAEIIQLSGKQAALNDLAAMLKKDDEEGFMPCDDELMAHFLDGLVHFKRGKDDSRPAQPFELPITNNMVLKKLRVAFELKEDDMHAIMQSVDCPVSKPEMSALFRKFGHSNYRTCGDQFLRNFLKGLTLRVRS encoded by the coding sequence ATGCTTAATAACGATGTACTGCGCAGCCTGCGCTACAGCCTCGACGTGACTGATACGCAGCTAGCCGAAATCATCCAACTCAGCGGCAAACAGGCCGCCCTCAACGACCTCGCAGCCATGCTCAAAAAGGACGACGAAGAAGGCTTCATGCCCTGCGACGATGAGCTGATGGCGCATTTTCTCGACGGCCTGGTGCACTTCAAACGCGGCAAGGACGACAGCCGCCCGGCTCAGCCGTTCGAGCTGCCGATCACCAACAACATGGTGCTGAAGAAACTGCGTGTGGCCTTCGAGCTGAAGGAAGACGATATGCACGCCATCATGCAGAGCGTCGATTGCCCGGTGTCCAAACCGGAGATGAGTGCGTTGTTTCGCAAGTTCGGCCACAGCAACTACCGCACCTGCGGCGATCAGTTTCTGCGCAACTTCCTCAAGGGCCTGACCCTGCGCGTACGCAGCTAA
- the livH gene encoding high-affinity branched-chain amino acid ABC transporter permease LivH → MPDLYHYLQQLVNGLTVGSTYALIAIGYTMVYGIIGMINFAHGEVYMIGSYVAFIVVAGLAMYGLDSLPIVMIAAFAASIIVASAYGYSIERVAYRPLRGGNRLIPLISAIGMSIFLQNQVLLAQDSKDKSIPNLLPGNFVFGESAMNGVVISYMQVLIFVVTFFVMVGLTLFISRSRLGRACRACAEDLKMANLLGINTNNIIALTFVIGAALAAVAAVLLGMQYGVINPHLGFLAGIKAFTAAVLGGIGSIPGAVLGGLLLGVAEAFGADIFGDQYKDVVAFSLLVLVLLFRPTGILGRPEVEKV, encoded by the coding sequence ATGCCTGATCTTTATCACTACCTGCAACAGCTGGTTAACGGTCTGACCGTTGGCAGCACCTATGCCTTGATTGCCATCGGCTACACCATGGTTTACGGCATTATCGGCATGATCAACTTCGCCCATGGCGAGGTTTACATGATTGGCTCGTACGTAGCCTTCATTGTGGTCGCCGGCCTGGCCATGTATGGCCTGGACAGTTTACCCATCGTGATGATTGCGGCCTTCGCCGCCAGCATCATTGTCGCCAGCGCCTATGGCTACAGCATCGAACGGGTCGCCTACCGCCCTCTGCGCGGCGGCAACCGTCTGATTCCGCTGATTTCCGCCATCGGCATGTCGATCTTCCTGCAGAACCAGGTGCTTCTGGCGCAGGACTCCAAGGACAAATCGATCCCCAACCTGCTACCAGGCAACTTCGTCTTCGGCGAGAGCGCCATGAATGGCGTGGTGATTTCCTATATGCAGGTGCTGATTTTCGTCGTCACCTTCTTTGTCATGGTCGGGCTGACGCTGTTTATCTCCCGTTCACGCCTGGGCCGCGCCTGCCGCGCCTGTGCTGAAGACCTGAAGATGGCCAACCTGCTGGGCATCAACACCAACAACATCATCGCCCTGACCTTCGTCATCGGTGCCGCGCTGGCCGCGGTGGCCGCCGTGCTGCTAGGCATGCAATACGGCGTGATCAACCCGCACCTGGGCTTCCTCGCCGGCATCAAGGCCTTCACCGCTGCGGTACTCGGCGGTATCGGCAGCATTCCCGGAGCGGTACTCGGTGGTCTGCTGCTGGGGGTGGCCGAAGCCTTTGGCGCCGATATCTTCGGCGACCAGTACAAGGACGTGGTGGCGTTCAGCCTGCTCGTATTGGTGCTGCTGTTCCGTCCAACCGGTATTCTCGGCCGTCCGGAGGTTGAAAAAGTATGA
- the livG gene encoding high-affinity branched-chain amino acid ABC transporter ATP-binding protein LivG — MSRPILEVSGLSMRFGGLLAVNGVNLQVKEKQVVSMIGPNGAGKTTVFNCLTGFYQPTSGSIRLNGEQIEGLPGHKIARKGVVRTFQNVRLFKDMTAVENLLIAQHRHLNTNYLAGLLKTPAFRKSEREAMEFAAHWLEQVNLTEFANRTAGTLAYGQQRRLEIARCMMTRPSILMLDEPAAGLNPRETDDLKALIRVLSDQHNVTVLLIEHDMKLVMSISDHIYVINQGTPLADGTPEQIRANPDVIKAYLGEA, encoded by the coding sequence ATGAGCCGCCCGATCTTAGAAGTAAGCGGCCTGTCCATGCGCTTCGGCGGCCTGCTGGCCGTCAACGGGGTGAACCTGCAGGTCAAGGAAAAACAGGTTGTGTCGATGATCGGCCCGAACGGTGCCGGCAAGACCACCGTGTTCAACTGCCTAACTGGCTTCTATCAGCCTACCAGCGGCAGTATCCGCCTCAATGGCGAGCAGATCGAAGGCCTGCCTGGCCACAAAATTGCGCGCAAAGGCGTGGTGCGCACGTTCCAGAACGTGCGTCTGTTCAAGGACATGACGGCGGTGGAAAACCTGCTGATCGCTCAGCACCGCCACCTCAACACCAACTACCTGGCGGGCCTGCTGAAGACCCCGGCGTTTCGCAAGAGCGAACGCGAAGCCATGGAGTTCGCCGCGCACTGGCTGGAGCAGGTCAACCTGACCGAGTTTGCCAACCGCACGGCCGGCACCCTGGCCTACGGTCAGCAACGCCGCCTGGAAATCGCCCGCTGCATGATGACCCGCCCGAGCATCCTGATGCTCGACGAGCCAGCCGCCGGCCTCAACCCGCGCGAAACCGATGACCTCAAGGCGCTGATCCGCGTGCTCAGCGACCAGCACAATGTCACCGTGCTGCTGATTGAGCACGACATGAAGCTGGTCATGAGCATTTCCGACCATATCTATGTGATCAACCAGGGCACGCCCCTGGCGGACGGCACGCCGGAGCAGATCCGCGCCAACCCGGACGTGATCAAAGCCTACCTGGGGGAAGCGTGA
- the tsaA gene encoding tRNA (N6-threonylcarbamoyladenosine(37)-N6)-methyltransferase TrmO: MSYSVSPIGFVRSCFKEKFAIPRQPQLAPAARGVLELVAPFDNGDAVQGLEQVSHVWLLFLFHQALEDKPRLKVRPPRLGGNQSVGVFSTRATHRPNGIGQSVVKLDKVEPGKLWLSGIDLLDGTPVLDIKPYVPYADSVAGAYNRIAESAPALIDVSWQDSALIQANQHGQRLNEPLVELIEQCLAQDPRPAYQQPSPERRYGTCFWDVDVHWHYPQPGSICVLEVVPAGEPS; the protein is encoded by the coding sequence ATGTCCTACTCGGTTTCTCCCATCGGCTTTGTCCGCTCCTGCTTCAAGGAGAAGTTCGCCATTCCCCGTCAGCCGCAACTGGCCCCAGCGGCCCGTGGCGTACTGGAGCTGGTTGCCCCGTTCGATAACGGCGATGCCGTGCAGGGGCTGGAGCAGGTCAGCCATGTCTGGCTGCTGTTTCTGTTTCACCAGGCACTGGAAGACAAGCCGCGCCTCAAGGTGCGCCCGCCGCGCCTGGGCGGTAATCAGTCGGTCGGCGTCTTCAGCACCCGCGCCACCCACCGGCCCAATGGCATCGGCCAATCGGTGGTCAAGCTGGACAAGGTTGAGCCCGGCAAACTGTGGCTGTCTGGCATCGACCTACTCGACGGCACCCCGGTGCTGGACATCAAACCCTACGTGCCCTATGCCGACAGCGTCGCCGGAGCCTACAACCGCATCGCCGAAAGCGCGCCGGCGCTGATCGACGTCAGCTGGCAAGACAGCGCGCTGATCCAGGCAAACCAACACGGGCAACGCCTGAATGAACCGCTGGTCGAGTTGATTGAGCAATGCCTGGCCCAGGACCCGCGCCCGGCCTACCAGCAACCCAGCCCGGAGCGCCGCTATGGCACGTGCTTCTGGGATGTCGATGTGCATTGGCACTACCCGCAGCCTGGCAGCATCTGCGTACTGGAAGTCGTGCCCGCCGGCGAACCAAGTTAG
- a CDS encoding VOC family protein, with translation MLQRPGRLNGLRHIALLVPDLEACERFYVDILGMQVLHRANPDLVYLTCGNDNLSLGRASVPSSGEQAVDHYGFIVDSIDELHAWYAYFKAQGVTLLDRPFAHGDGAHSFHLLDPAGNKVQPIYHPAVSGQRFSHVQ, from the coding sequence ATGCTCCAACGCCCCGGTCGCCTCAATGGCTTGCGCCATATCGCCCTGCTGGTCCCTGACTTAGAAGCCTGCGAACGCTTCTACGTGGATATTCTCGGCATGCAGGTGCTGCACCGCGCCAATCCAGACCTGGTCTACCTGACCTGCGGTAACGACAATCTGTCCCTGGGTCGCGCCTCTGTGCCCAGCAGCGGCGAACAGGCGGTGGATCACTACGGCTTTATCGTCGACAGCATTGACGAGCTGCACGCCTGGTACGCCTACTTCAAGGCACAAGGCGTGACCCTGCTCGACCGCCCCTTTGCCCATGGCGACGGCGCGCATAGCTTCCACTTGCTCGACCCCGCCGGTAACAAGGTGCAGCCGATCTACCATCCGGCCGTCTCCGGGCAGCGCTTCAGCCACGTGCAATAG
- a CDS encoding SDR family oxidoreductase has translation MHPYFSLQGRTALVTGGTRGIGKMIAKAFVEAGATVYVCARDGEACAQTAAELSAFGTCHGIAANLASEEGVQVLVEQLTGQIASLDILVNNAGTTWGAPLESYPAKGWEKVMQLNVTSVFSCIQQLLPLLRKAGSTANPARVINIGSVAGITSHGEDAYAYGPSKAALHQLSRMLARELVGQHINVNVIAPGRFPSKMTQFIAQDEAAMAEDCALIPMQRWGREEEMAALAISLASTAGTYMTGAIIPIDGGFHL, from the coding sequence ATGCACCCTTACTTCTCCCTTCAAGGCCGCACCGCCCTGGTTACCGGCGGCACCCGCGGTATCGGCAAGATGATCGCCAAAGCCTTTGTCGAAGCTGGCGCCACGGTCTACGTTTGCGCCCGTGATGGCGAAGCCTGCGCGCAAACTGCGGCCGAGCTGTCAGCCTTCGGCACCTGCCACGGAATTGCCGCCAACCTGGCCAGCGAAGAAGGTGTGCAAGTACTGGTCGAACAGCTGACCGGGCAGATCGCCAGCCTGGATATTCTGGTGAACAACGCCGGCACCACCTGGGGTGCACCACTGGAAAGCTACCCGGCCAAGGGCTGGGAGAAGGTCATGCAGCTCAATGTGACCTCGGTGTTCAGCTGCATCCAGCAATTGCTACCGCTGCTGCGCAAGGCCGGCAGTACGGCGAATCCGGCGCGGGTGATCAATATCGGCTCGGTCGCCGGCATCACCTCGCATGGTGAAGACGCCTATGCCTATGGCCCGAGTAAAGCGGCGCTGCATCAGCTGTCGCGCATGCTTGCCCGCGAACTTGTCGGCCAACATATCAACGTCAACGTGATCGCCCCAGGGCGCTTCCCGAGCAAGATGACCCAGTTTATTGCCCAGGATGAGGCGGCCATGGCCGAGGACTGCGCGCTGATCCCAATGCAGCGCTGGGGCCGCGAGGAAGAAATGGCCGCCCTGGCCATCAGTCTGGCGAGCACCGCCGGGACCTATATGACCGGCGCGATCATCCCGATCGACGGCGGTTTTCACCTCTAG
- a CDS encoding rRNA pseudouridine synthase — MTDPIRLSKRLIEVIGCSRREAELYIEGGWVTVDGVVVEEPQLKVAEQRVELLPNAVLAPIEPVTLLLNVPNGHNQERAVEGIGAASHWTDDAAGIRPLKSHFARLVSCAPLQAGADGLHVLTQDWRIERKLKEDLSKLEQEYVVEVVGTLSASQLKRLAHGLTFNGVALPPCKVSWQNETRLRFALKNPLPGQIVFMCNSVDLKVLGMKRIRIGGVPMAKVPAGQWRYLAGKERF; from the coding sequence ATGACCGATCCCATTCGCCTGTCCAAACGCCTGATCGAAGTGATTGGCTGTTCGCGCCGCGAGGCCGAACTCTATATCGAGGGCGGCTGGGTCACGGTGGATGGTGTGGTCGTAGAAGAGCCCCAGCTCAAAGTCGCCGAACAGCGCGTGGAGCTGCTGCCCAATGCCGTCCTGGCGCCGATCGAGCCGGTCACGTTGCTCCTGAATGTGCCCAATGGGCATAACCAGGAACGCGCAGTGGAAGGTATCGGCGCAGCCAGCCACTGGACCGATGACGCTGCTGGCATCCGCCCGCTGAAAAGCCATTTCGCCCGCTTGGTCAGCTGTGCACCGCTGCAAGCCGGCGCCGACGGCCTGCATGTACTGACCCAGGACTGGCGCATCGAGCGCAAGCTCAAGGAAGACCTGAGCAAACTGGAGCAGGAATATGTGGTCGAAGTCGTCGGCACCTTGAGCGCCAGCCAACTCAAACGCCTGGCGCACGGCCTGACCTTCAACGGCGTGGCATTGCCACCCTGCAAGGTCAGCTGGCAGAACGAAACCCGCCTGCGCTTCGCCCTGAAGAACCCGCTGCCCGGACAGATCGTCTTTATGTGCAACAGCGTCGACCTCAAGGTGCTAGGCATGAAGCGCATCCGCATCGGCGGCGTGCCCATGGCCAAAGTACCCGCAGGCCAGTGGCGCTATCTGGCCGGCAAAGAACGCTTCTGA
- a CDS encoding high-affinity branched-chain amino acid ABC transporter permease LivM — protein sequence MSTSITKNLRTAIFSALLVLAVAYPVIGLKLSTVGIKLEVQGASPAVLWTIFGCSIAMFFWQLFRNHLSAAWSHAPKLPSMQGKASEFLTLPSTQRWIVLGLIVVALAWPFFGSRGAVDIATLILIYVMLGLGLNIVVGLAGLLDLGYVAFYAVGAYSYALLSFYFGLSFWICLPIAGLMAAFFGFILGFPVLRLRGDYLAIVTLGFGEIIRILLNNMTWLTGGPNGIGSIPKPTLFGLSFDRKAAEGMQTFHEYFGVAYNSINKVIFLYLIALLLVLLTLFVINRLLRMPIGRAWEALREDEIACRALGMNPTAIKLSAFTIGACFAGFAGSFFAARQGLVSPQSFTFIESAIILAIVVLGGMGSQLGIILAAIVMILLPELAREFNEYRMLMFGALMVLMMIWRPQGLLPMQRPHLELKQ from the coding sequence ATGAGTACCTCCATTACCAAGAATCTCAGAACCGCGATCTTCAGTGCCCTGCTGGTGTTGGCCGTGGCCTACCCAGTTATCGGTCTAAAGCTCTCCACCGTCGGCATCAAGCTCGAAGTACAAGGCGCCAGCCCAGCCGTGCTGTGGACCATCTTCGGCTGCTCGATTGCCATGTTCTTCTGGCAGCTGTTCCGCAACCACCTGAGCGCCGCCTGGAGCCACGCGCCCAAGCTGCCCAGCATGCAGGGCAAAGCCAGCGAGTTCCTCACCCTGCCCTCGACCCAGCGCTGGATTGTGCTCGGCCTGATCGTCGTCGCCCTGGCCTGGCCGTTCTTCGGCTCGCGCGGGGCGGTGGATATCGCCACGCTGATCCTGATCTACGTGATGCTCGGCCTGGGCCTGAACATCGTGGTCGGTCTGGCGGGTCTGCTCGACCTCGGCTACGTCGCCTTCTACGCCGTAGGCGCCTACAGCTACGCGCTACTGTCGTTCTACTTCGGCCTGAGCTTCTGGATCTGTCTGCCGATTGCCGGCCTGATGGCGGCATTCTTCGGCTTTATCCTGGGCTTCCCGGTGCTGCGCCTGCGCGGCGACTATCTGGCCATCGTCACCCTGGGTTTTGGCGAGATCATCCGCATCCTGCTGAACAACATGACCTGGCTGACCGGTGGCCCCAACGGCATTGGTTCGATCCCCAAGCCAACGCTGTTCGGCCTGTCGTTCGACCGTAAGGCCGCCGAAGGTATGCAGACCTTCCACGAGTACTTCGGGGTGGCTTACAACTCGATCAACAAGGTGATCTTCCTCTACCTGATCGCCCTGCTGCTGGTGTTGTTGACCCTGTTCGTGATCAACCGCCTGCTGCGCATGCCGATCGGCCGTGCATGGGAAGCCCTGCGCGAAGACGAAATCGCCTGCCGCGCCCTGGGTATGAACCCCACCGCGATCAAGCTCTCGGCCTTCACCATTGGTGCCTGCTTCGCCGGGTTCGCCGGCAGCTTCTTTGCCGCGCGCCAAGGCCTGGTCAGCCCGCAGTCGTTCACCTTTATCGAGTCGGCGATCATCCTCGCCATCGTCGTATTGGGCGGCATGGGCTCGCAGCTCGGCATCATCCTCGCGGCCATCGTGATGATCCTGCTGCCGGAGCTGGCACGTGAATTCAACGAATACCGCATGCTGATGTTCGGCGCCCTGATGGTATTGATGATGATCTGGCGTCCGCAGGGCCTGCTGCCCATGCAACGTCCGCACCTGGAGCTGAAGCAATGA